One window of the Perca flavescens isolate YP-PL-M2 chromosome 5, PFLA_1.0, whole genome shotgun sequence genome contains the following:
- the LOC114555584 gene encoding uncharacterized protein LOC114555584 isoform X2, which yields MSEVKSKRRGKEGEEMSLSLYECLTAVGLQRHYARFTSMGVHHAAHLSALTIEDYAVLGIRSMEDRTRLFHLVQMVKTLDLEYEDSNDDDSNGGDAVGYAVADSSFTYDGCEDPDEDVYDDEDEKGAAVSKLNATSFSKPSCVRRRLDFSSETIDHHLKLSSRPEGTVHVNTSHNRKNVPGQGKGSAIPVQLDTESAVVCACKEKNNHRPDVHSHQSDHYTEANTMGGNATYNSHTRLSPKCVSFQKPKPRPATAASDRFSSKPVGQKDSNGATEPKAKPTPVYESKRTAGYNYGLPLSSPPAPNKKQPGGQRISVCVRKRPLTRTECREGASDVVTTPGGECVIVHENKEAVDLTQYILQHRFYFDQVFGEDSSNEEVYRRTAYPLVQHMLNGGKATCFAYGQTGAGKTHTMLGSPVRPGLYALAVRDIFVHLSSTHMRSPLLVYVSFFEIYCGQLYDLLDHRERLFAREDGQKVVHIVGLRDVRVESVSSLLEVISQGTEERTQGMSGVNSLSSRSHALLQIQLRDTNQQIAGRMWFVDLAGSERASDTKEPDRQSRMEGAEINQSLLALKECIRSLDQEQSHTPFRQSKLTQVLKDSFVGDSMTCMIANISPGHFATEHTLNTLRYADRVKELRGQGGLRGGRRGKTIPSPKRNLSNSNSSSNNSSNNSSSSSGRGNNVGTRGKSPPKKPKLGRQREDFGPTMPSTRLATGCAIFCSTPKNSRRGEKTSARAGKGIGLEHITPLRGLLGMGDKRERRERGNGREGRRRERYGVTATVGHSVSDQNIVAGLVLGQATDEQLHLWKVQRESGFYHREKENQQSTLKGGGKEEKRWIEQRRQVESSRVTYSEVERLRERELQKDDERDTERERHLRQYHQQLQQFMPSSVSSSVHLFSPSTCMSSSNQASLSSSVSPSFCSSLQHSSLMYHGLEEVLDTYRARVEVSTDGNRGQSSFFPSGKICLQTETSLSCNKNKDEVGCGDSGSCGEDWRVSREGTEARFGQDRGKREKRRSLKATGEGKGRVRREWRPAGMEEGEDRRWAWVATTETEQADRMTGAMPADVDALVSYNCDSEGRREVGEEGLNASDAPADGMWSTKEREGADSYGLLSTHSAIDRNSLFNHPPVESSHQQAPAERPLSPACGQNALLIPNKFSDLSLKLKHTRCTSNILPLPLQNAQQGVPSSSCKEKQPWFAAHANTTEMSNAQSAKLPVTSPITKNGCKIPADPLNISKSPAYTMIHNHPKAKAKMSVLTQEQTADSLSYIMDPLSISLLQVNQQVATASFLKGEKNNTSPCPLEDERADDDRREMEKECLTCAEMAGKVVADEDVELRLSLLELPQAKTHCPPTPDTITATNHTERRKDMCCATYDHFGIGMMKPPIAEVMLVSLQDEENNQKPQTMPTIKVLGSRTLGSPLNPSACASVQTSVIQSISSSVHQCGNTGSPSSHKLTTNGATQMPPEYAHNMHNKLAFSISSTQSESVLGQLNTVQKPCHTVHINHFSNSNISLQPNGPIESNIQESTSNQQIRPIIHLSTPKDLDHGQWCIVQAHWEQLEEMEALCRKEGTLLCQQPDMAFAEYVNKLEDIMERKARCVHSMIAQLQPYLKISHSTQPHNQEEDNHGPVT from the exons at gagtgaagtaaaaagtaaaaggagaggaaaggaagggGAGGAAATGTCACTCAGCTTGTATGAGTGTCTGACGGCAGTTGGGCTACAGCGTCACTATGCCAG GTTTACCTCAATGGGTGTTCACCATGCAGCACACCTTTCAGCGCTGACCATAGAGGACTATGCTGTCCTGGGAATCCGCTCTATGGAGGACAGAACTCGACTCTTCCACCTTGTCCAAATGGTCAAAACTCTTGACCTTGAATATGAAGATAGTAATGATGATGATTCTAATGGTGGTGATGCTGTAGGCTACGCTGTAGCAGATAGTAGCTTTACTTATGATGGTTGTGAAGATCCTGATGAAGATGTatatgatgatgaggatgagaAGGGTGCTGCTGTGAGTAAACTAAATGCAACAAGTTTTTCCAAACCATCATGTGTTCGCAGACGGCTTGATTTCAGTTCTGAAACCATTGATCATCATCTGAAGCTATCTTCTCGACCAGAAGGCACTGTTCATGTCAACACAAGTCATAATAGAAAGAATGTGCCAGGCCAGGGCAAAGGATCAGCCATACCTGTGCAGCTTGACACTGAAAGTGCTGTGGTATGTGCctgcaaagaaaagaacaaCCACAGGCCGGATGTCCATAGTCATCAATCTGATCATTACACAGAAGCAAACACCATGGGAGGAAATGCCACGTACAACTCTCACACCAGATTATCACCAAAGTGTGTATCATTTCAAAAACCAAAACCCAGGCCTGCAACAGCGGCATCAGATAGGTTTAGCAGTAAACCAGTTGGGCAGAAAGATAGTAACGGGGCTACTGAACCCAAGGCTAAGCCAACGCCTGTTTATGAATCAAAAAGAACAGCTGGCTACAACTACGGACTACCACTGAGTTCCCCTCCTGCTCCAAACAAAAA gcaACCAGGGGGGCAGcggatcagtgtgtgtgtgaggaaaagACCTCTGACACGCACAGAGTGCAGGGAAGGAGCGTCAGATGTTGTGACAACTCCGGGTGGAGAGTGTGTGATTGTCCATGAAAACAAAGAGGCTGTGGATCTCACACAGTACATACTACAG CACAGGTTCTACTTTGACCAGGTGTTTGGAGAGGATAGCTCCAACGAAGAGGTGTATCGAAGAACAGCATATCCTCTGGTGCAGCACATGCTCAATGG AGGCAAGGCCACCTGCTTTGCATATGGCCAGACAGGTGCAGGGAAGACTCACACCATGTTGGGTTCTCCTGTCAGACCAGGGTTGTATGCACTGGCAGTCCGGGACATTTTTGTTCACCTCTCCTCCACTCACATGCGCTCACCCTTGCTGGTTTATGTCAGTTTCTTTGAAATCTACTGTGGTCAGCTGTATGACCTGTTGGACCATagagaaag GTTGTTTGCCAGGGAAGATGGACAGAAGGTGGTTCACATTGTTGGGCTGCGTGATGTCAGAGTGGAATCAGTCAGCTCACTGTTGGAG GTGATTTCACAGGGTACAGAGGAGCGCACACAAGGGATGAGTGGAGTGAATTCACTCTCCTCTCGTTCCCATGCCTTGCTTCAGATTCAGCTAAGAGATACAAACCAGCAGATTGCTGGAAG AATGTGGTTTGTGGACCTGGCAGGAAGTGAGAGGGCATCAGATACTAAAGAACCAGACAGGCAGAGTCGCATGGAGGGAGCTGAGATCAACCAGAGCCTGTTAGCT cTTAAAGAATGTATCCGGTCGCTTGATCAAGAGCAGTCGCACACACCTTTCAGACAAAGCAAACTTACTCAG GTTTTGAAAGACTCATTTGTTGGTGACTCAATGACATGCATGATTGCCAACATTTCACCGGGTCACTTTGCAACTGAACACACACTAAATACACTGAGATACGCCGACCG GGTAAAAGAGTTGAGGGGACAGGGAGGActaagaggaggaagaaggggcAAGACAATACCCTCCCCCAAACGTAACCTGTCCAACAGcaatagcagcagcaacaacagcagcaacaacagcagcagcagcagcggcagagGCAACAATGTTGGCACTCGAGGGAAAAGTCCCCCTAAAAAGCCAAAGTTagggagacaaagagaggaTTTTGGCCCCACCATGCCTTCCACGAGATTGGCCACGGGGTGTGCAATTTTCTGCTCCACACCCAAAAACAGCAGACGGGGAGAGAAAACAAGTGCAAGAGCAGGAAAGGGGATTGGACTTGAACACATTACACCACTCAGAGGTTTGCTGGGAATGGGTGataagagggagaggagggagagaggaaatggCAGGGAAGGCAGAAGAAGAGAAAGGTATGGAGTAACAGCCACTGTAGGCCACTCAGTTAGTGACCAAAACATTGTGGCAGGGCTGGTCTTGGGACAAGCAACAGATGAGCAGCTTCACTTGTGGAAGGTACAGAGGGAATCTGGATTCTaccacagagaaaaagagaaccagcaaagcactttaaaagggggaggaaaggaggaaaaaagATGGATAGAACAGAGAAGACAAGTGGAAAGCAGTAGAGTCACATACAGTGAAGTAGAAAGGCTAAGGGAAAGAGAATTACAAAAGGATGATGAAAGGGATACGGAGAGGGAGAGGCATCTGAGACAGTATcaccagcagctgcagcagtttATGCCCTCATCAGTTTCTTCATCTGTCCATCTCTTCTCACCCTCTACTTGTATGTCTTCCTCTAATCaagcctctctctcttcttctgtctctccatctttctgttCTTCTCTCCAACACTCTTCCCTTATGTATCATGGTTTGGAAGAGGTTTTAGATACGTACCGAGCCAGGGTTGAGGTTAGTACAGATGGTAACAGAGGACAGTCGTCTTTCTTCCCCAGTGGAAAGATTTGCTTACAAACTGAAACCTCTCTAAGCTGCAATAAAAATAAGGATGAAGTTGGTTGTGGTGACTCAGGTAGCTGTGGTGAAGATTGGAGGGTATCTAGGGAGGGAACAGAGGCAAGATTTGGACAAGACAGGGGTAAACGTGAAAAGAGGAGGTCACTGAAGGCAACAGGAGAAGGAAAGGGAAGAGTAAGGAGGGAGTGGAGGCCAGCTGGGATGGAGGAAGGAGAAGACAGGAGGTGGGCTTGGGTGGCAACAACAGAGACAGAGCAGGCAGACAGGATGACAGGTGCAATGCCAGCTGATGTAGATGCCTTAGTTTCTTACAACTGTGACTcagaagggaggagagaagTGGGTGAGGAAGGACTAAATGCCTCAGATGCCCCAGCTGATGGGATGTGGAGTACTAAGGAGCGAGAAGGAGCTGACAGCTATGGTTTACTGTCTACCCACAGCGCTATTGACAGAAACAGCCTCTTTAACCACCCTCCTGTTGAGTCATCCCATCAACAAGCTCCAGCAGAACGACCCCTCTCCCCGGCTTGTGGACAGAACGCACTCCTAATCCCTAATAAATTCAGTGATCTTTCCCTTAAATTAAAACATACCAGATGCACCTCAAACATCCTGCCTCTACCATTGCAAAATGCTCAACAGGGAGTGCCATCAAGCAGCTGTAAAGAGAAACAACCTTGGTTTGCTGCTCATGCCAATACAACGGAAATGTCAAATGCTCAGTCGGCCAAACTACCTGTCACTAGTCCCATCACAAAGAATGGATGTAAAATACCAGCTGATCCCCTTAACATATCTAAAAGTCCAGCTTACACTATGATACACAACCATCCAAAGGCCAAAGCCAAAATGTCTGTTTTAACTCAAGAACAGACTGCAGATTCTCTCAGCTACATCATGGACCCCCTCAGCATCTCCTTGCTTCAAGTGAACCAGCAGGTCGCCACAGCCTCGTTCCTCAAAGGGGAAAAGAACAACACCTCACCCTGTCCGCTTGAGGATGAAAGAGCAGACGATGACAGAAGGGAAATGGAAAAAGAGTGTCTCACATGTGCAGAGATGGCAGGGAAAGTTGTAGCAGACGAAGACGTAGAATTACGCCTGTCTCTTTTGGAGCTGCCACAAGCAAAGACCCACTGCCCTCCCACCCCTGACACCATAACAGCTACAAATCACACTGAGCGAAGGAAAGACATGTGTTGTGCCACATATGACCATTTTGGAATAG GTATGATGAAGCCTCCTATCGCTGAGGTTATGCTGGTCTCTCTCCAGGACGAAGAGAACAATCAGAAACCCCAAACTATGCCAACTATTAAAGTCCTGGGCAGCAGAACGCTTGGATCCCCGCTCAATCCCTCTGCATGTGCTTCTGTGCAGACTTCTGTCATACAGTCCATCTCATCCTCTGTCCATCAGTGTGGGAACACTGGTTCACCCAGCTCACACAAACTAACAACAAATGGTGCCACCCAAATGCCACCAGAATATGCACACAATATGCATAACAAACTTGCTTTTTCCATTTCATCAACACAGTCAGAAAGTGTCTTGGGCCAGTTAAACACAGTGCAAAAGCCGTGTCACACAGTACATATAAACCATTTCAGCAACTCAAACATCTCACTCCAACCAAACGGTCCTATAGAATCAAATATTCAAGAGAGCACCAGCAATCAGCAAATAAGACCTATAATCCATCTGTCAACGCCGAAAGACTTGGATCATGGCCA ATGGTGTATTGTCCAGGCCCATTGGGAGCAGCTTGAAGAGATGGAAGCTTTATGTCGTAAAGAGGGGACGCTTCTGTGCCAACAACCTGATATG GCATTTGCGGAATATGTCAACAAGCTGGAGGATATCATGGAGAGAAAGGCTCGGTGTGTCCACAGCATGATAGCTCAGTTGCAGCCATATCTTAAGATCAGTCATTCTACCCAACCACACAACCAAGAAGAAGATAATCACGGTCCAGTTACTTGA
- the LOC114555584 gene encoding uncharacterized protein LOC114555584 isoform X1, translated as MSSPRSEVKSKRRGKEGEEMSLSLYECLTAVGLQRHYARFTSMGVHHAAHLSALTIEDYAVLGIRSMEDRTRLFHLVQMVKTLDLEYEDSNDDDSNGGDAVGYAVADSSFTYDGCEDPDEDVYDDEDEKGAAVSKLNATSFSKPSCVRRRLDFSSETIDHHLKLSSRPEGTVHVNTSHNRKNVPGQGKGSAIPVQLDTESAVVCACKEKNNHRPDVHSHQSDHYTEANTMGGNATYNSHTRLSPKCVSFQKPKPRPATAASDRFSSKPVGQKDSNGATEPKAKPTPVYESKRTAGYNYGLPLSSPPAPNKKQPGGQRISVCVRKRPLTRTECREGASDVVTTPGGECVIVHENKEAVDLTQYILQHRFYFDQVFGEDSSNEEVYRRTAYPLVQHMLNGGKATCFAYGQTGAGKTHTMLGSPVRPGLYALAVRDIFVHLSSTHMRSPLLVYVSFFEIYCGQLYDLLDHRERLFAREDGQKVVHIVGLRDVRVESVSSLLEVISQGTEERTQGMSGVNSLSSRSHALLQIQLRDTNQQIAGRMWFVDLAGSERASDTKEPDRQSRMEGAEINQSLLALKECIRSLDQEQSHTPFRQSKLTQVLKDSFVGDSMTCMIANISPGHFATEHTLNTLRYADRVKELRGQGGLRGGRRGKTIPSPKRNLSNSNSSSNNSSNNSSSSSGRGNNVGTRGKSPPKKPKLGRQREDFGPTMPSTRLATGCAIFCSTPKNSRRGEKTSARAGKGIGLEHITPLRGLLGMGDKRERRERGNGREGRRRERYGVTATVGHSVSDQNIVAGLVLGQATDEQLHLWKVQRESGFYHREKENQQSTLKGGGKEEKRWIEQRRQVESSRVTYSEVERLRERELQKDDERDTERERHLRQYHQQLQQFMPSSVSSSVHLFSPSTCMSSSNQASLSSSVSPSFCSSLQHSSLMYHGLEEVLDTYRARVEVSTDGNRGQSSFFPSGKICLQTETSLSCNKNKDEVGCGDSGSCGEDWRVSREGTEARFGQDRGKREKRRSLKATGEGKGRVRREWRPAGMEEGEDRRWAWVATTETEQADRMTGAMPADVDALVSYNCDSEGRREVGEEGLNASDAPADGMWSTKEREGADSYGLLSTHSAIDRNSLFNHPPVESSHQQAPAERPLSPACGQNALLIPNKFSDLSLKLKHTRCTSNILPLPLQNAQQGVPSSSCKEKQPWFAAHANTTEMSNAQSAKLPVTSPITKNGCKIPADPLNISKSPAYTMIHNHPKAKAKMSVLTQEQTADSLSYIMDPLSISLLQVNQQVATASFLKGEKNNTSPCPLEDERADDDRREMEKECLTCAEMAGKVVADEDVELRLSLLELPQAKTHCPPTPDTITATNHTERRKDMCCATYDHFGIGMMKPPIAEVMLVSLQDEENNQKPQTMPTIKVLGSRTLGSPLNPSACASVQTSVIQSISSSVHQCGNTGSPSSHKLTTNGATQMPPEYAHNMHNKLAFSISSTQSESVLGQLNTVQKPCHTVHINHFSNSNISLQPNGPIESNIQESTSNQQIRPIIHLSTPKDLDHGQWCIVQAHWEQLEEMEALCRKEGTLLCQQPDMAFAEYVNKLEDIMERKARCVHSMIAQLQPYLKISHSTQPHNQEEDNHGPVT; from the exons ATGTCATCTCCCAGgagtgaagtaaaaagtaaaaggagaggaaaggaagggGAGGAAATGTCACTCAGCTTGTATGAGTGTCTGACGGCAGTTGGGCTACAGCGTCACTATGCCAG GTTTACCTCAATGGGTGTTCACCATGCAGCACACCTTTCAGCGCTGACCATAGAGGACTATGCTGTCCTGGGAATCCGCTCTATGGAGGACAGAACTCGACTCTTCCACCTTGTCCAAATGGTCAAAACTCTTGACCTTGAATATGAAGATAGTAATGATGATGATTCTAATGGTGGTGATGCTGTAGGCTACGCTGTAGCAGATAGTAGCTTTACTTATGATGGTTGTGAAGATCCTGATGAAGATGTatatgatgatgaggatgagaAGGGTGCTGCTGTGAGTAAACTAAATGCAACAAGTTTTTCCAAACCATCATGTGTTCGCAGACGGCTTGATTTCAGTTCTGAAACCATTGATCATCATCTGAAGCTATCTTCTCGACCAGAAGGCACTGTTCATGTCAACACAAGTCATAATAGAAAGAATGTGCCAGGCCAGGGCAAAGGATCAGCCATACCTGTGCAGCTTGACACTGAAAGTGCTGTGGTATGTGCctgcaaagaaaagaacaaCCACAGGCCGGATGTCCATAGTCATCAATCTGATCATTACACAGAAGCAAACACCATGGGAGGAAATGCCACGTACAACTCTCACACCAGATTATCACCAAAGTGTGTATCATTTCAAAAACCAAAACCCAGGCCTGCAACAGCGGCATCAGATAGGTTTAGCAGTAAACCAGTTGGGCAGAAAGATAGTAACGGGGCTACTGAACCCAAGGCTAAGCCAACGCCTGTTTATGAATCAAAAAGAACAGCTGGCTACAACTACGGACTACCACTGAGTTCCCCTCCTGCTCCAAACAAAAA gcaACCAGGGGGGCAGcggatcagtgtgtgtgtgaggaaaagACCTCTGACACGCACAGAGTGCAGGGAAGGAGCGTCAGATGTTGTGACAACTCCGGGTGGAGAGTGTGTGATTGTCCATGAAAACAAAGAGGCTGTGGATCTCACACAGTACATACTACAG CACAGGTTCTACTTTGACCAGGTGTTTGGAGAGGATAGCTCCAACGAAGAGGTGTATCGAAGAACAGCATATCCTCTGGTGCAGCACATGCTCAATGG AGGCAAGGCCACCTGCTTTGCATATGGCCAGACAGGTGCAGGGAAGACTCACACCATGTTGGGTTCTCCTGTCAGACCAGGGTTGTATGCACTGGCAGTCCGGGACATTTTTGTTCACCTCTCCTCCACTCACATGCGCTCACCCTTGCTGGTTTATGTCAGTTTCTTTGAAATCTACTGTGGTCAGCTGTATGACCTGTTGGACCATagagaaag GTTGTTTGCCAGGGAAGATGGACAGAAGGTGGTTCACATTGTTGGGCTGCGTGATGTCAGAGTGGAATCAGTCAGCTCACTGTTGGAG GTGATTTCACAGGGTACAGAGGAGCGCACACAAGGGATGAGTGGAGTGAATTCACTCTCCTCTCGTTCCCATGCCTTGCTTCAGATTCAGCTAAGAGATACAAACCAGCAGATTGCTGGAAG AATGTGGTTTGTGGACCTGGCAGGAAGTGAGAGGGCATCAGATACTAAAGAACCAGACAGGCAGAGTCGCATGGAGGGAGCTGAGATCAACCAGAGCCTGTTAGCT cTTAAAGAATGTATCCGGTCGCTTGATCAAGAGCAGTCGCACACACCTTTCAGACAAAGCAAACTTACTCAG GTTTTGAAAGACTCATTTGTTGGTGACTCAATGACATGCATGATTGCCAACATTTCACCGGGTCACTTTGCAACTGAACACACACTAAATACACTGAGATACGCCGACCG GGTAAAAGAGTTGAGGGGACAGGGAGGActaagaggaggaagaaggggcAAGACAATACCCTCCCCCAAACGTAACCTGTCCAACAGcaatagcagcagcaacaacagcagcaacaacagcagcagcagcagcggcagagGCAACAATGTTGGCACTCGAGGGAAAAGTCCCCCTAAAAAGCCAAAGTTagggagacaaagagaggaTTTTGGCCCCACCATGCCTTCCACGAGATTGGCCACGGGGTGTGCAATTTTCTGCTCCACACCCAAAAACAGCAGACGGGGAGAGAAAACAAGTGCAAGAGCAGGAAAGGGGATTGGACTTGAACACATTACACCACTCAGAGGTTTGCTGGGAATGGGTGataagagggagaggagggagagaggaaatggCAGGGAAGGCAGAAGAAGAGAAAGGTATGGAGTAACAGCCACTGTAGGCCACTCAGTTAGTGACCAAAACATTGTGGCAGGGCTGGTCTTGGGACAAGCAACAGATGAGCAGCTTCACTTGTGGAAGGTACAGAGGGAATCTGGATTCTaccacagagaaaaagagaaccagcaaagcactttaaaagggggaggaaaggaggaaaaaagATGGATAGAACAGAGAAGACAAGTGGAAAGCAGTAGAGTCACATACAGTGAAGTAGAAAGGCTAAGGGAAAGAGAATTACAAAAGGATGATGAAAGGGATACGGAGAGGGAGAGGCATCTGAGACAGTATcaccagcagctgcagcagtttATGCCCTCATCAGTTTCTTCATCTGTCCATCTCTTCTCACCCTCTACTTGTATGTCTTCCTCTAATCaagcctctctctcttcttctgtctctccatctttctgttCTTCTCTCCAACACTCTTCCCTTATGTATCATGGTTTGGAAGAGGTTTTAGATACGTACCGAGCCAGGGTTGAGGTTAGTACAGATGGTAACAGAGGACAGTCGTCTTTCTTCCCCAGTGGAAAGATTTGCTTACAAACTGAAACCTCTCTAAGCTGCAATAAAAATAAGGATGAAGTTGGTTGTGGTGACTCAGGTAGCTGTGGTGAAGATTGGAGGGTATCTAGGGAGGGAACAGAGGCAAGATTTGGACAAGACAGGGGTAAACGTGAAAAGAGGAGGTCACTGAAGGCAACAGGAGAAGGAAAGGGAAGAGTAAGGAGGGAGTGGAGGCCAGCTGGGATGGAGGAAGGAGAAGACAGGAGGTGGGCTTGGGTGGCAACAACAGAGACAGAGCAGGCAGACAGGATGACAGGTGCAATGCCAGCTGATGTAGATGCCTTAGTTTCTTACAACTGTGACTcagaagggaggagagaagTGGGTGAGGAAGGACTAAATGCCTCAGATGCCCCAGCTGATGGGATGTGGAGTACTAAGGAGCGAGAAGGAGCTGACAGCTATGGTTTACTGTCTACCCACAGCGCTATTGACAGAAACAGCCTCTTTAACCACCCTCCTGTTGAGTCATCCCATCAACAAGCTCCAGCAGAACGACCCCTCTCCCCGGCTTGTGGACAGAACGCACTCCTAATCCCTAATAAATTCAGTGATCTTTCCCTTAAATTAAAACATACCAGATGCACCTCAAACATCCTGCCTCTACCATTGCAAAATGCTCAACAGGGAGTGCCATCAAGCAGCTGTAAAGAGAAACAACCTTGGTTTGCTGCTCATGCCAATACAACGGAAATGTCAAATGCTCAGTCGGCCAAACTACCTGTCACTAGTCCCATCACAAAGAATGGATGTAAAATACCAGCTGATCCCCTTAACATATCTAAAAGTCCAGCTTACACTATGATACACAACCATCCAAAGGCCAAAGCCAAAATGTCTGTTTTAACTCAAGAACAGACTGCAGATTCTCTCAGCTACATCATGGACCCCCTCAGCATCTCCTTGCTTCAAGTGAACCAGCAGGTCGCCACAGCCTCGTTCCTCAAAGGGGAAAAGAACAACACCTCACCCTGTCCGCTTGAGGATGAAAGAGCAGACGATGACAGAAGGGAAATGGAAAAAGAGTGTCTCACATGTGCAGAGATGGCAGGGAAAGTTGTAGCAGACGAAGACGTAGAATTACGCCTGTCTCTTTTGGAGCTGCCACAAGCAAAGACCCACTGCCCTCCCACCCCTGACACCATAACAGCTACAAATCACACTGAGCGAAGGAAAGACATGTGTTGTGCCACATATGACCATTTTGGAATAG GTATGATGAAGCCTCCTATCGCTGAGGTTATGCTGGTCTCTCTCCAGGACGAAGAGAACAATCAGAAACCCCAAACTATGCCAACTATTAAAGTCCTGGGCAGCAGAACGCTTGGATCCCCGCTCAATCCCTCTGCATGTGCTTCTGTGCAGACTTCTGTCATACAGTCCATCTCATCCTCTGTCCATCAGTGTGGGAACACTGGTTCACCCAGCTCACACAAACTAACAACAAATGGTGCCACCCAAATGCCACCAGAATATGCACACAATATGCATAACAAACTTGCTTTTTCCATTTCATCAACACAGTCAGAAAGTGTCTTGGGCCAGTTAAACACAGTGCAAAAGCCGTGTCACACAGTACATATAAACCATTTCAGCAACTCAAACATCTCACTCCAACCAAACGGTCCTATAGAATCAAATATTCAAGAGAGCACCAGCAATCAGCAAATAAGACCTATAATCCATCTGTCAACGCCGAAAGACTTGGATCATGGCCA ATGGTGTATTGTCCAGGCCCATTGGGAGCAGCTTGAAGAGATGGAAGCTTTATGTCGTAAAGAGGGGACGCTTCTGTGCCAACAACCTGATATG GCATTTGCGGAATATGTCAACAAGCTGGAGGATATCATGGAGAGAAAGGCTCGGTGTGTCCACAGCATGATAGCTCAGTTGCAGCCATATCTTAAGATCAGTCATTCTACCCAACCACACAACCAAGAAGAAGATAATCACGGTCCAGTTACTTGA